The nucleotide window GGCTTCGAGGAGAACCAGTTCGGCTACGCCTCGGCGGTCTCCATCGTCCTGTTCGGCATCTGCTTCGGCATCACGGTCATCCAGTTCATGGTCAACAAGCGGAGGAACAGCTGATGACCGCGACCGACCTCTCCCTGCCCACCGCGGCCGTCGCCGCGCCCGGCAACCGCGGAACGTCCGCCCGACGTGTCAGGTCCCGGGCCTGGCGGCTCCTCGGGTACGCCGCTCTCGTGCTCGCGGCGGCCGGGCTGCTGCTGCCGTTCTTCTGGATGGTGGTGGCGTCGTTGAAGACGAACAACGACGTCTTCACCATCCCGATCACCTGGCTCCCCGATCCGGTGGTGTGGCGAAACTACGTCGACATCTGGCAGCGCTCGGACATGACGACGTGGCTGTGGAACACCCTGCTGCTGTCGGTGATCGTCACCTTCCTGCAGGTGCTCACCGGCAGCTTCGCGGCCTACGGCTTCGCCCGCGTCCGCTTCCCCGGCCGCAACCTGCTCTTCCTGGCGTACGTCGGGACGATCGCGGTGCCCTGGCAGTCGTACATGATCCCGCAGTTCATCCTCATGTCGAAGCTGCACCTGTCGAACACGCTGTGGTCGATCGTCGCGATCCAGGCGTTCGGCGCGATCGGCGTGTTCCTGATGAAGCAGTTCTACGAGACGATCCCCGAGGAACTCAGCGAAGCGGCGCGGGTCGACGGGCTCAGCGAGTACGGCATCTACCGACGGATCATTCTGCCGCTGTCCCGGCCGGCGCTCGCCAGTCTGGCCCTGCTGATGTTCACGACCACCTGGAACGACTACCTCGGCCCGCTCGTCTACCTGCGCAGTCCGGAACTGCGCACCGTCCAGTTGGGGCTGAACACCTTCATCTCCCAGTACAACGCCGAGTATGCGCTGATCATGACGGGTTCGGTGCTGTCCGTGCTGCCCGTCGCTGTCATCTTCCTGCTCGGCCAGCGCTACTTCATCGAGGGCGTTGCCTCGACCGGACTGAAGGGTTGAGGCCCATGCGTTCGCGCCACCACACCATCACCGCCGTCTTCGACGGGTTCTACGTCGCGCTCGTCACCAACCTGCTGCTGGTGCTCGGTTGCCTGCCACTGGTGACGCTCGCGTTCACCACCGACGCGGCGCGCTCCTGGCCGCTCTACGCGCTGACCGCACCGCTCTGCGCGCCCGGGCTCTGTGCGGCCTTCGCCGTCATGTCCGCCTACTCGGCCGGCGACACCGGCGGCGTCCTGCGCACCTACGGCCGCGCCTGGCGAGCCACCGCCCGGCCAGCGATGCTCTGGACGGCAGCGGCCATGACCGCCCTGGTGGTGCTCGCCGTCGACGCCCGCGCCGCATGGGGCCACCGGGTCGGAGCACTCGCCCTGCCGGTGCTGGCGACCCTGATCGTCCTCACCGTCGCGACCACGCTGCTCGGGTTGGTGACCCTCGCCGACCAACCCACCGCGCGGTTGCGTGAGCTGGCCCGTACCTGCGTGTATCTGGCGGTGCGCCGGTGGTACCTCACCGCCGTGTCCCTGCTCGTGCTCGTGCTGCTCGTCCAGCTCCTGGCGGCCCGCCCCGCGATCGCGCTCGGCCTCGCCGCCGCGCCGTTGCTCTACGTCGTCTGGGCCAACAGCCGCTTCACAGTGCGCGCCGCCCTCGACCCACCGACGGCCGCACCCCAGCGCACCTGACCACCACGTCCCGGCCACCGAGCCGGGACGCCGATGACACACCTGCCCGGCACCGGACCGGACCCACGAGGGAGAACAGCATCCATGACGGCGACCGACGTCCGTCCCAGCTCCGACGCAGAGGCCACGGCGGCCGCGGTGGCCGCCGCGATACGTACCGTCGACGCGAACATCGCCACCTTCGGCGACCGGTACCCCGCGGACACCACCGACGCCAACCGCTACCCGCTGCGACCACCGACCGCCGGCCAACCCGAGGGCGGCAACGTCGGCTGGACCACGAGCTTCTGGCCCGGTCAGCTCTGGTTGGCGCACGACCTGACCGGTGACGACCGCCACCTGCGGGCAGCACTGTCCCATGTGGGCAGCTTCGCGGATCGGGTGGACAGCGGCATCGACCTGGACACCCACGACCTCGGATTCCTCTACACCCTCTCCTGCGTCACCCCGGCCCGCCGTACCGGCGATCCGCGGGCCCGAGGCGCGGCTCTCGCCGCCGCAGACCACCTGATGACGCGCGTCCTCGAACCCGCCGGCATCATCCAGGCCTGGGGCGACCTGAACGACCCCCGCCAACGGGGCCGCACCATCATCGACAGCCTCATGAACACGCCGCTGCTCTTCTGGGCCAGCCAGACCACCGGCGACGACCGCTACGCCGCCGCGGCCCGCCGGCACACCGAGCAACTGCGCCAGCACATCCTGCGCCCGGACGGCACCACCTTCCACACCTTCTACTGGGATCCGGGCAGCGGTGTGCCACTGCGTGGCGAGACCGAACAGGGCCACGCCGACAACTCCTGCTGGGCCCGCGGACAGGCCTGGGGCATCTACGGTTTCAGCCTCAACCACCGGCACATCGGCGACCCCGCGCTGCTCGCCGCCGCGAAGACCTGCGCCGACCGTTTCCTCGCCCACCTGCCCGAGGACCACGTCGCGTACTGGGACCTGGAGTTCGGCGACGGCAGCGGCCAGGAGCGGGACAGCTCGGCCGCGGCCATCGCCGTCTGCGGCCTGCACGAACTCGCCGACAGCCTCACCGACCCGGCCAGCGCCGATCGGTACCGGACAGCCGCCGCCGAGATCCTGCGCTCGCTCATCGAGCGCTACTCCACCGGCGGCCATTCGGCCTCGAACGCGCTGCTCCTGCACGGCGTCTACGACAAACCCAAGGACGTCGGCGTCGACGAGGGAACCCTGTGGGGCGACTACTTCTACCTGGAAGCCCTCACCCGTGCCACGATCTCTGGCTGGACCAGCCCCTGGTAACAGCCAGGACCGACCCGCACCGCCCCGCATCCTCCGAAAGGTGACCATGGACTACCGCTACCACTGCGCCATTCCCGCCGCCGACGGCCGGAACACGCTGCCCTTCAACCCCTGCCGACTGCTGGACTTCACCCTGCTGCGGCTCTCGGCCGGCGAGTCCTGGACCGGCGTGTCCGGTGACCGGGAGATCCTGGCCGTCATCCTCGGCGGCACCGCCAACTTCACCGTCGCCGATCACCATTTCCCGCAGGTCGGCCAGCGTCCGGACGTCTTCTCCGGCAAGCCGCACTCCGTCTACATCCCGGCCGGCTCCTCGGTGACCGTCGAGGCCGTGACCGCCGTGGAGATAGCGCTACCGAGCGCGCCCAGCGACCTGGCCACCGACCCCTATGTCATCGCGCCGGAGCAGGTCGCGACCGGCAACTGGGGAGCGGCCAACTTCGGCCGCACCTACCACCAGATCCTCACCGAGGTCGCCCAACCGGAGCTGCCCGCCCGCCGGCTCATCGTCGGGGAGACCTACACGCCCTCGGGCAACTGGAGCACCTACCCGCCGCACCGGCACAAGGTCGATGACCTGCCCGCCGAGGCCGCACACGAGGAGATGTACTACTACCGCGTCAACCCGGCGGACGGGTTCGGCATCAGCCGGGTCTACACCGACGAGGGGTACGAGGAGAACGTCACCATCCGCGATCATGTGATGCAGATGATGCCCGAGGGGTACCACACGGTGGTCAGCGCACCCGGCTACACCACCTACTTCCTGTGGTTCCTGGCCGGTACACAACGTACCCAGGGCGCCCGCGAGGACGCCGACCTCGCCTGGGTGGGCCAGACCGTGCCGACCCTGCGCAGCCTGGGCCTCTAGGGCCTGTGTCAAAGCCCCGGACTCCGCCTCGGCTCGACCGAGGACCTCGACACAGGCCCTAGCGCAGCGACCCCGGTCGGGTAACCCGGTGGGAGGTGGCCCGTCGCGGCGGGCGCTTCCTACGGGCCGACCGGCGTCGTCGGCGTCGCGGTCCTCGCCTCAGTTGTCCTCGACGAACAGGTTGGCGTACCGGGCAAGGTAGAGCGGCCAGCCTTCGTCGTGGGCGACGCCGTCGCGGACCGCGGGCCAGCCGGGGCCGTGCCGGTCGAGGTTGCGGTGCTCCAACTCGACCCGAGTGCGCTCCGGGGTTTCGGCGATGAAGGTGACCTCGACCTCGCTGGTGTTGGCCAGGTCGCTCTCGACCTGCCAGGTCGGGCTGATGTCCCAGCTGAACACGACGCGTTTCGGGGGTTCGTAGGCCAGCACCCGGGCCCACCGGCACTCTTCGCCGTCGGCGCTGCGATCGTAGATGTGGCCGCCGACCTTCGGTTCGAAGACGGTCTCGGCGGTCCCGGCGCTGAGCAGGGTGTGCTCGCGCGGTTTGAAGTCGCCGAACCGTTCGGTGAACACGGTGAAGGCTCGCTCGATGGG belongs to Micromonospora ureilytica and includes:
- a CDS encoding glycoside hydrolase family 88 protein codes for the protein MTATDVRPSSDAEATAAAVAAAIRTVDANIATFGDRYPADTTDANRYPLRPPTAGQPEGGNVGWTTSFWPGQLWLAHDLTGDDRHLRAALSHVGSFADRVDSGIDLDTHDLGFLYTLSCVTPARRTGDPRARGAALAAADHLMTRVLEPAGIIQAWGDLNDPRQRGRTIIDSLMNTPLLFWASQTTGDDRYAAAARRHTEQLRQHILRPDGTTFHTFYWDPGSGVPLRGETEQGHADNSCWARGQAWGIYGFSLNHRHIGDPALLAAAKTCADRFLAHLPEDHVAYWDLEFGDGSGQERDSSAAAIAVCGLHELADSLTDPASADRYRTAAAEILRSLIERYSTGGHSASNALLLHGVYDKPKDVGVDEGTLWGDYFYLEALTRATISGWTSPW
- a CDS encoding carbohydrate ABC transporter permease encodes the protein MTATDLSLPTAAVAAPGNRGTSARRVRSRAWRLLGYAALVLAAAGLLLPFFWMVVASLKTNNDVFTIPITWLPDPVVWRNYVDIWQRSDMTTWLWNTLLLSVIVTFLQVLTGSFAAYGFARVRFPGRNLLFLAYVGTIAVPWQSYMIPQFILMSKLHLSNTLWSIVAIQAFGAIGVFLMKQFYETIPEELSEAARVDGLSEYGIYRRIILPLSRPALASLALLMFTTTWNDYLGPLVYLRSPELRTVQLGLNTFISQYNAEYALIMTGSVLSVLPVAVIFLLGQRYFIEGVASTGLKG
- the iolB gene encoding 5-deoxy-glucuronate isomerase, which codes for MDYRYHCAIPAADGRNTLPFNPCRLLDFTLLRLSAGESWTGVSGDREILAVILGGTANFTVADHHFPQVGQRPDVFSGKPHSVYIPAGSSVTVEAVTAVEIALPSAPSDLATDPYVIAPEQVATGNWGAANFGRTYHQILTEVAQPELPARRLIVGETYTPSGNWSTYPPHRHKVDDLPAEAAHEEMYYYRVNPADGFGISRVYTDEGYEENVTIRDHVMQMMPEGYHTVVSAPGYTTYFLWFLAGTQRTQGAREDADLAWVGQTVPTLRSLGL
- a CDS encoding SRPBCC family protein — protein: MTETAEVVVRRHVIVQAPIERAFTVFTERFGDFKPREHTLLSAGTAETVFEPKVGGHIYDRSADGEECRWARVLAYEPPKRVVFSWDISPTWQVESDLANTSEVEVTFIAETPERTRVELEHRNLDRHGPGWPAVRDGVAHDEGWPLYLARYANLFVEDN